The following proteins are encoded in a genomic region of candidate division Zixibacteria bacterium HGW-Zixibacteria-1:
- a CDS encoding ATP-dependent Clp protease ATP-binding subunit ClpX, whose product MADKDQNRTSNGGGTSHRCNFCGKPASKVKRLFAGYEAFICNDCVTLCHDILVSSPMRDEVIATFDLPRPAEIKGFLDKYVIGQEEAKRTVAVAVYNHYKRINALSDKKDESGDIAELEKSNILLLGPTGTGKTLIARTLAKFLKVPFSIADATVLTEAGYVGEDVENILVRLYQASNYNQALTERGIIYIDELDKIARTDGNPSITRDVSGEGVQQGLLKILEGTIANIPPKGGRKHPEQSFVPIDTTNILFICGGAFEGLDKIVARRVGKKQMGFDAENLNISEKSPEILDFIEPEDLLQFGLIPELIGRLPVVAPLRALDRNALFTILTGPKNAITRQYQRLFEMEGIKLSFETEALWEAVAIAEKKKTGARALRSIFEKTMLNIMFDMPSEDDIDEIIITPEVITRSGEPKLIRKTKKKTA is encoded by the coding sequence TTGGCCGATAAAGATCAAAATAGGACTTCCAACGGGGGCGGCACGTCGCACCGCTGCAATTTTTGCGGCAAGCCGGCCTCGAAGGTGAAACGGCTTTTTGCCGGATACGAGGCCTTTATATGCAATGACTGTGTGACGCTCTGCCATGATATCCTGGTTTCTTCACCGATGCGCGATGAGGTCATCGCCACGTTCGATCTCCCGCGCCCGGCCGAAATCAAGGGATTCCTCGATAAGTACGTGATCGGCCAGGAAGAAGCTAAGCGGACGGTGGCGGTGGCGGTGTACAATCATTACAAGCGTATCAATGCCCTGTCCGACAAAAAGGATGAATCGGGGGATATTGCCGAGCTGGAAAAATCCAACATCCTGCTGTTGGGCCCGACCGGTACCGGCAAGACTCTTATTGCACGAACGCTGGCCAAATTTTTGAAGGTACCTTTCAGCATTGCCGATGCCACCGTGCTCACCGAAGCCGGGTATGTCGGCGAGGATGTCGAGAATATTCTGGTGCGGTTGTACCAGGCTTCGAACTACAACCAGGCGCTCACCGAGCGCGGCATTATATATATCGACGAGCTGGATAAAATCGCGCGCACCGACGGCAACCCGTCGATCACCCGCGATGTCTCCGGCGAAGGCGTCCAGCAGGGACTGCTGAAAATTCTCGAAGGCACCATTGCCAATATCCCGCCCAAAGGCGGCCGCAAGCATCCCGAGCAGTCGTTTGTCCCGATCGACACGACCAACATCCTGTTTATCTGCGGCGGAGCTTTCGAAGGGCTCGACAAGATTGTCGCCCGCCGGGTGGGGAAGAAGCAGATGGGTTTCGATGCCGAGAATCTCAATATTTCCGAGAAATCGCCCGAGATTCTCGACTTCATCGAGCCCGAGGACCTGCTCCAGTTCGGTTTGATTCCGGAGTTGATCGGCCGTCTGCCGGTAGTGGCGCCGCTTCGCGCGCTCGACCGCAACGCCCTGTTCACTATCCTGACCGGGCCGAAGAATGCCATCACGCGGCAGTATCAGCGGCTGTTCGAGATGGAAGGTATCAAGCTGTCGTTCGAGACCGAAGCGCTCTGGGAAGCGGTTGCGATTGCCGAGAAGAAAAAGACCGGCGCCCGCGCCCTGCGCTCGATTTTCGAGAAGACCATGCTCAATATCATGTTCGATATGCCGTCGGAGGATGATATCGACGAAATCATCATCACCCCCGAAGTTATTACCCGTT